AATATCTGGGTCAAAGAGGTTCCAGTTCGACCGCTCCAATACCCGTGTGCCAATCTTGGCCTTGGGTTGAATGAGCCCTTTCGCCGCCAATGTTTTTAACGCCTCGCGCAGGACAGTTCTGGATACGCCAAAGCGTTCAAGCAGTTCCGCATCTCCCGGCAGAATGCTGTTTTCGGGATAGGAACCATTGACGATCCGCAGGCCAAGATCACGCATGACATGTCCGTGATGCGTGCGCGAATGGCCCGCAGTGCGAAAATCATAATTGCTGAGTTTGTTTTCTACCAAGTGTATCCCTGCGACTGGTGGTTGCTTCTCATTGCAGAAGCAAATATTGGTCAATCCACTCAATATGCGGACGCAATCTACTTCGCCAGTCCCTCCCTTCACATCATTTATAATATTATATGATCAATAACAATTCTCATTATTAACTAGCCACGCTCCGGCTGGCCTTATGGCAGATTCTGTATTCCGGATAGGGTACTGCTTAATTGCCCCCCACTGCGCATATCGCGGCGAAAATCTGATGGAGACATGCCTGCGATATTACGGAAGGATTTGTTGAAGGCGCTGAGCGAGCCAAACCCGCTATCCATCGCGACCTGCAGGACATTCGCCCCGTCCCGTAGCAGCATCGCCTGTGCATAGGACAGCCGCAGCAAACTGACATAATTGTTCAGTGTCATCCCGGTAGATTTTTTGAAAACATTCATTGCATATTTGGGATGAACGCCCGCCGAAGTGGCAATATCGACTGAGTCAATATCGTGCATGAAGTTACCCGCAATGAAATCACACATCCTCGCGACCACGCGGGACGACTGCTGGCTCGACTGTTCGCCAGAAGAATGCGCCCGGCAATCCGGCAACATCTTATATGGTTCGAACCCGACACGTTCGATCCGCAGTAATAATTCATTGACCGCATGTTCCGCCTTCACAGGATCGCCTGACCGGGCATAGCTATACCAACGCGCAAAATTCTCCTTGTCTGCAGCGTCGGTCGCAGATGTCACCAATGTTGCTCCCTGCATCAATTGGCTGGGAACGCTTTCCGGCAAACGCATACGAAAGAAATGCACGAGGGGCAGGTGCGCACCTGCATAAATTGAATCGTCAGATGAATCATCCATCTGGTGAGGCTGACCACCCCAGAACAGGCACATATCCCCCGCATTAAGTTGGATTGCGTGATCATTCATCCGATAATGTACTGAGCCGCGTATTATATAATTGATTTCGACCTGTGCATGCCAATGGGGCATGGCCATAACAGGCGGGTGATTGTGAAACATTTGCAGAGCCGTCGGCAGGCCTTCGACACTGCTCGCGCCCGGCTGATAGATCGGCCTGTCTCCCATCTTACTTTCCGCCCAATTCATATTCCCTTTATGGGAGACACACGCTCCCTTGTCGCTAGTGTAGCCATGTTCGCAAAGAACGGGCAATTGAAAAGGGAGGATTTTCAATGGGCTGTAAATTTCTTGGCGCGACGGCACTTGTCGCAGCATGGGCTTTGGGTTCTGCACCGGCACTGGCCCAGCCTACCGAAATCACCATCTGGAGCTGGAATGTTGCGGCGTCTTCGCTGAAGTCAACAGTCGAGGGCTTCAACAAGCAGTTTCCTGACATAAAGGTGAATGTACAGGATCTGGGTAATCAGCAGGTCTTCGACAAGACGCTTGCGGCATGCGCTGCGGGCGGCGACGGTTTGCCCGATATCGTGACAATCGAGAACTTCGAGGCCGAGATTTTCTGGAACCGTTTTCCCGATTGTTTCGCCAATCTGAAGGATCTTGGTTACACCAGTGAAATTCAGTCCAAATTCCCGGAATTCAAGCGCACTGAACTTGAGGTCGGCGATGTTGCCTATGCCATGCCATGGGACTCCGGCCCTGTTGCCGTTTTCTACCGGCGTGACTTTTACGAGAAGGCAGGCATTGACCCTAAAAGCGTAAAATCATGGGATGATTTCATAGCTGCCGGCAAGAAAATCGCAGCCGCCAATCCGGGCGTTGTCATGGCGCAGGCAGATTTCAATGGTGACAGCGAATGGTTCCGCATGATCTCCAATGAACAGGGGTGCGGATACTTTTCAACCGATGGCCAGACCATCACGATCAACCAACCCGCGTGCGTTGCCACGCTGGATAAGATCAAGCAGATGAAAGATGCCGGAACCCTGACGGCAGCCAATTGGGACGAAAAGGTACAATCCAACACAGCGGGTACCGTCGCCAGTCAGGTTTATGGTGGCTGGTATGAAGGTACTGTCCGCACCAATTCCCCCAAACTTGCGGGCAAATGGGGCGTCTATCTTATGCCAAGTCTCACCGCCGATGGCCCGCATGCGGCCAATCTTGGTGGCTCGTCACTGGCAATCAGCAACGGCTCCCAGCACAAGGAAGCGGCCTGGACCTATCTGAATTACGCACTTGGTACAGATGAAGGGCAGATCGCGATGCTCAAGAGTTTCGGTCTGGTGCCATCGCTTCTCAGTGCGGAGAAGCAACCCTTCGTTTCCGAGCCACAGCCCTATTGGGATGGTCAGGCTGTTTGGGCTGACATTCTCGGCACATTGCCAAAGGTCGTGGCAAGCCGTGGCACTGCATTCCAGAGCGACGCAGATGGTATCTACAAGGCGACTCAAACCAAATATTTCGCCGGAGGATATCCAGACGCCAAAGCGGCACTCGACGACGCGGCAAACCAGATCGCATCGGCAACAGGACTGCCAATCGCTCAATAAGCTCAATGCCGGATACGCATGGGAGCGCCTATCCGGCATTCAGGTGGAAGACCTGACTGGCTTGATCGTCGTGGAGGATAATTGATGCAACTGCGCAACCGGGCCGCCTATGGGTTTCTCGCCCCCTACCTTCTGATCTTCGCGGCGTTCTGGATATGGCCGATCATCAGCTCGTTTCTGATGTCGTTCCAGAATACCCGCGTGAACCCGTGGGTTTTCAGCTTCGGCGCCAATTGGGGCCGGCTCTTTAACGACCCGGCATTCTACAATGCGCTGAAGAATACCATGATCATCCTGATCATTCAGGTTCCGGTGATGATCACGCTGGCGACAGTTATGGCTGTGCTGCTCAATTCCCCGCTTTTGAAAGCGCGCGGCCTTTTCCGCTTTGCATTTTTTGCACCTGTCGTGGTTGGCGAGGTTGCCTATGCTGCCGTGTTTCGCCTCATGTTCAATCTTGATTTCGGCATCATCAACAAGTTGCTGAACAGCATTGGCGTGGCATCGATATCGTGGTTTGCTGAAGCTCCGGCAGCCATGGCGCTGCTGATCATTGCCGTGACCTGGCGATGGGCTGGATATAACGCAATCATCATTCTGGCCGGGCTTCAATCCATTCCCGGTGATGTTTACGAGGCGGCAACGCTGGATCGCGTCAGCAAAATCAGGCAATTCATCTACATCACGTTGCCGCTTCTCAAACCGATTATCCTTTTCTGTGTGATCCTGTCGATCATCGGGTCGATGCAGCTTTTTACCGAACCATTTCTGATTACCAATCGTGGCGGACCCGGGGGCGGAACGGAAACTCTTGGTCTGTTCCTGTACCGGCAAGGCTTTACCTCGCTCAACTTCGGTTACGCCTCAGCCATCGCCTACACCATGGCGGCACTGGCAATCCTGATTTCACTGCTCAATCTCTGGGTCGGGAGGGACGAGAAATGAGTTCCCAATCACGATCAACGCTCATCCGGTCGCTGTCCCTGCACGCCGTTCTGATCCCATTGGCGATTATCTGGCTGTTTCCGCTGTGGATGATGTTCGTCTTCGCGACCATGCCGGATTACGGCATTTTCAGCCCGCAGATCGAACTCATGCCATCAACCCATTTTTTCGAGAACCTAAGCAACCTGCAGGCGGACACGGATTTCATCCGGGCATTGATGATTTCGATCAGCGTTGCGATTGTTTACACCATCCTGTCGGTTCTACTCACCTCAATGGCTGGCTGGGCGCTGGCGCGTTACCATTTCATTGGTAAGTCGCTCGTCGTCGCGATTATCCTCGGCACAATTACCCTTCCCTATTTTGTTGTGGTGATCCCGCAATTCATCATGGTGGCGCGTGAGTTCAAGATGGCCAACACATGGATCGCGCTCATCGTACCGCCGCTCTTTAATTCGCTTGGCGTTCTGTTCATGCGGCAGGCGTTTTCGATGATGCCCACCGAACTCTTCGATGCAGCACGGGTCGAAGGCGTCAAGGAATGGCAGATATTCTTGCGTATTGCCCTGCCGCTTACACGGCCAACCATGGCGGCGTTGGCAATCATTCTCTTTCTCGCTTCCTGGAACAGCTACCTCTGGCCACTGCTGATCAATTCACGGCCCGGCATGCTGACCGCTCCTGTTGCGCTGGGAACATTGATCGGCCTCACAAAGGTATCGTGGGGTGGGATCATGGCAGGCGCTGTGATGCTCACCGCACCCATCCTCGTCATTTTCATTCTGTTGCAGCGTCACTTCATCGCCGGCATCGCCGCTGGCGCAATCAAATAGGGAACCGCCGCATGGCTGAACTTTCACTCAAGAATGTCATCAAACGCTTCGGCTCCTACGAGATCATCCGCAATGCCAGCCTTGATGTGGCCGATGGTGAATTCGTGGTTTTTGTCGGCCCATCCGGTTGTGGCAAATCCACCCTGCTCCGGATGATTGCCGGACTTGAGCACATAACCGACGGCGAAATTCACATTGGCGATAAACTCGTCAATGACGTCGAGCCGGCCGATCGAGGCATCGCCATGGTGTTCCAGTCCTATGCTCTTTATCCGCACATGACTGTCGAAGAAAATCTGGCATTCGGCCTGCGCATGACCGGCAATCCGAAAGCCGATACGGATCGCCGGGTTCAGCGCGTGGCGGATATTCTGCAGATCAAGGAACTCATGCGGCGCCGTCCGAAACAACTTTCGGGCGGGCAGCGTCAGCGCGTTGCCATCGGCCGCGCCATCGTGCGCGAGCCGCAGGTTTTCCTGTTTGACGAACCTCTTTCCAATCTTGATGCGGAACTGCGGGTCCAGATGCGCGTCGAGATTTCCCGGCTGCACAAGGAGCTGGGTACAACCATGATTTATGTCACCCATGACCAGACAGAAGCCATGACCCTCGCTGACAAGATCGTGGTGCTTCGAGGCGGCAATATCGAACAGATCGGCGCACCGCTTGATCTCTATGACAATCCAGCCAACCAGTTTGTTGCCGGTTTTGTCGGCTCTCCCAAGATGAACTTCATGAGTACAGAGGTTGTTGCTGCAGATCGCGCAAGCGTCACCATTGCGCTCTTGAATCAGGGCAAGGTCCAACTCACCCTGCCCATAAAAAACACGCCGCCTGCTCTTGGCGAACGGGTCACGCTGGGCGTGCGTCCAGAGCATTTCGCCAAAGCAGGCCACGGTGATGCAGACCTTACAATCACAGTGGATGTTGCCGAACACCTCGGTAACACCAGTTACATCTACGCCAATGTTGCGGGCGGCGAACAGCTGATCATCGAACGTGAAGAATCCCGCACGGAACTCAAGACTGACACACTGACCGTCGCCATCAAATCCAGCCATGCCCTGTTGTTCGACAATGCAGGAAACAGACTTCGATAAACCGACCTTCGACCTTATGGCCACGTTCCCGGTGGCCGCAATCAATCCAAAGAGGACATAGCATGACTGACACACCATCGATCCGTTGGGGCATTATCGGCCCCGGCACAATTGCCCGCACCTTTGCTGACGGCGTTGCCCATTCCACGACAGGCAAGCTCGTCGCCATTGCTTCGCGCAATCCGGATAAGCCGGAACTGGCACATCATTTTCCCGGCGCGCGCATTGTCAACGGCTATGACGCCCTGCTTACTGACCCTGAGATTGACGCCATTTATGTCTCAACGCCCCATACCGGACATGCCGAGTGGGCAATCAAGGCCATTC
This sequence is a window from Phyllobacterium sp. T1293. Protein-coding genes within it:
- a CDS encoding helix-turn-helix domain-containing protein, which translates into the protein MNWAESKMGDRPIYQPGASSVEGLPTALQMFHNHPPVMAMPHWHAQVEINYIIRGSVHYRMNDHAIQLNAGDMCLFWGGQPHQMDDSSDDSIYAGAHLPLVHFFRMRLPESVPSQLMQGATLVTSATDAADKENFARWYSYARSGDPVKAEHAVNELLLRIERVGFEPYKMLPDCRAHSSGEQSSQQSSRVVARMCDFIAGNFMHDIDSVDIATSAGVHPKYAMNVFKKSTGMTLNNYVSLLRLSYAQAMLLRDGANVLQVAMDSGFGSLSAFNKSFRNIAGMSPSDFRRDMRSGGQLSSTLSGIQNLP
- a CDS encoding ABC transporter substrate-binding protein, whose amino-acid sequence is MGCKFLGATALVAAWALGSAPALAQPTEITIWSWNVAASSLKSTVEGFNKQFPDIKVNVQDLGNQQVFDKTLAACAAGGDGLPDIVTIENFEAEIFWNRFPDCFANLKDLGYTSEIQSKFPEFKRTELEVGDVAYAMPWDSGPVAVFYRRDFYEKAGIDPKSVKSWDDFIAAGKKIAAANPGVVMAQADFNGDSEWFRMISNEQGCGYFSTDGQTITINQPACVATLDKIKQMKDAGTLTAANWDEKVQSNTAGTVASQVYGGWYEGTVRTNSPKLAGKWGVYLMPSLTADGPHAANLGGSSLAISNGSQHKEAAWTYLNYALGTDEGQIAMLKSFGLVPSLLSAEKQPFVSEPQPYWDGQAVWADILGTLPKVVASRGTAFQSDADGIYKATQTKYFAGGYPDAKAALDDAANQIASATGLPIAQ
- a CDS encoding carbohydrate ABC transporter permease, with translation MQLRNRAAYGFLAPYLLIFAAFWIWPIISSFLMSFQNTRVNPWVFSFGANWGRLFNDPAFYNALKNTMIILIIQVPVMITLATVMAVLLNSPLLKARGLFRFAFFAPVVVGEVAYAAVFRLMFNLDFGIINKLLNSIGVASISWFAEAPAAMALLIIAVTWRWAGYNAIIILAGLQSIPGDVYEAATLDRVSKIRQFIYITLPLLKPIILFCVILSIIGSMQLFTEPFLITNRGGPGGGTETLGLFLYRQGFTSLNFGYASAIAYTMAALAILISLLNLWVGRDEK
- a CDS encoding carbohydrate ABC transporter permease, giving the protein MSSQSRSTLIRSLSLHAVLIPLAIIWLFPLWMMFVFATMPDYGIFSPQIELMPSTHFFENLSNLQADTDFIRALMISISVAIVYTILSVLLTSMAGWALARYHFIGKSLVVAIILGTITLPYFVVVIPQFIMVAREFKMANTWIALIVPPLFNSLGVLFMRQAFSMMPTELFDAARVEGVKEWQIFLRIALPLTRPTMAALAIILFLASWNSYLWPLLINSRPGMLTAPVALGTLIGLTKVSWGGIMAGAVMLTAPILVIFILLQRHFIAGIAAGAIK
- a CDS encoding ABC transporter ATP-binding protein yields the protein MAELSLKNVIKRFGSYEIIRNASLDVADGEFVVFVGPSGCGKSTLLRMIAGLEHITDGEIHIGDKLVNDVEPADRGIAMVFQSYALYPHMTVEENLAFGLRMTGNPKADTDRRVQRVADILQIKELMRRRPKQLSGGQRQRVAIGRAIVREPQVFLFDEPLSNLDAELRVQMRVEISRLHKELGTTMIYVTHDQTEAMTLADKIVVLRGGNIEQIGAPLDLYDNPANQFVAGFVGSPKMNFMSTEVVAADRASVTIALLNQGKVQLTLPIKNTPPALGERVTLGVRPEHFAKAGHGDADLTITVDVAEHLGNTSYIYANVAGGEQLIIEREESRTELKTDTLTVAIKSSHALLFDNAGNRLR